GTCGATATTAGAAGGTAAATGCAAACTATCATTGCTATTGGAATGCTCATTTTCTAATAATTCGTCCAACCGGAATGCAGATGTTACAAGTTTTAACTTTCCTGTTAGTTTTGAGTTTTGATCATATAAATAAGAAAACAAAGAGTTGAGTGATCCATCTATGTCAAATGCAATGTCAGTAAATATACCTTTCATATTTTGAAACAAGACTTCCTCTTTGTTCAAAGTAACTATTCCGTTCACATCTTCTAGCTTGTATTTGCTACTATCGTATTGTATATTGATTTTGTCGAGAACAATTTCGGCATTTATAAACTCCAGTGCCCTGATGTCTTTTGTCAGGTTACTTAGTTTTGAATTTACTTCTGCTTTTATAAATAGATTGCCATTTAAATTTTTAAAATTATCAAAAGGATAAAATGAATTCAAATCTGATAAATTAACATCATTTTGAAATCCGCCTTGTATGTGTGCATCGTTGAAATTTGTAATATTGAAATTAGCAAATTGCTTTCTATTGTTTAAGCTTGCATGCAGCTTACTAAGTATTAACGAACTAGTTTTTGCTGAGTTTTGATCTCCATTATTAAGCTTGCCATGTAATGACATGTCGGTTAAGGCTGCATTCGTTTCATTGTTGGTAATAATACCGTCAGTAATTGTGAAATCAATTTCAATATGCGGATTCTGTTCTTTACTCATTAAACCAGAAATGTTAGCGGAAAAGTCGAAAATCCCTTCAGCTGTATATTTTTCAAACACTATTTGATTTGAATCTGGAATGAAAACCAATAATTTTTCAAGTGCAATTCCCTTTGCAGTGCTTTCCAAATCAACTAAAAATGTGGAGTCATTTTCAGCCAATACATTCCCCGTAAAATCAAAAGCAATGTCATCCAGTTCAACAGATGTTGATTCTATTGTATAGGAATTCTCGACCGTATTCACTTGTATTGCAGCTTGAATAGAGAGCTTGTCGTTTTCTACATAAGTGGTATTTCCGATCCGAAAAGAATGCAAGAATGCTTTTGCATTTGCATCAACTCTAAATTGTTTTTCAGTAAATAATCCTTTGAAGTCGACTTCTGTAATATCTGCTACTAATTCTTGATTTAAAGAATTGTCCAAATAGCTTAGTTTGCAGTCGTTCACTAATATTTTCTTTATTTCAAGAGTATAGTCTTCACTTTTTGATTTGCTTTGTTTCCAAATGTTGTAATTAACCTGTCCAGTACTATCAATTCGGACAAAAACATCGGCCTTGCTAAACTCAACTTTATCAACAACATAATTCTTCTTGAAAAAAGTAAACGGATTCATGAAAAGATATATTCTATCAATGGAAGCAAGGTTTTGGTTTCCAAAGGCAGGATCTTCTTTAATCTGAATGTCCTTTAAAACCACTGCTATTTTGGGGAAATTTTTAAACGGAGAAATTTTGGCTTCTTCAATTTTGATATCTGAAGTAAAATTGACGGCTATTTCTTTTTTAACTTTTTCAAAAATCTCATCCTGATAGGTATATAACACCAATAATAAGGCTGAGTTTAATAAAACAAAAACGGCTAAAACGTATGCAACTATTTTGAGTTTTTTCTTCATGAAAATTATTTCATCTTTACATGCAAATAAACTGCGAAAATCATAGATTAGTATAAACAATTATTAACAACTTGGTATTATTGATTTTGCTGTGTGTAAATTGGTTATGAAAATATTTGCTAAAAATATGTTTTGAGGCTGTTTTCTTTGTTTTCTCATGCTAACTGATTAAATTATTTATATCAAATGAATCCTGTTGAAAAAGGCTGGTTGAAAAAATATCTGGATATGAATAAGAAGCAAATTCTTGAAGAAGATGAAAAGCAAACTATGCTCAGCAATTATTCAAGTGAAGAAGAAATGCTTTATGCGATACTTCAACCTACAGGTGTTTTATATGGTCATCCGGTAAAATTTCCTCATTTACAGTATAACGAAATCGCCAAATGGGAAGATAAAGACAAGGCGAAAGTGCTATTGGCAGATAGCTTTATAGGTTCAACTTATAGGTTTTTTGAAAAAGATGTAAAGTCGGAAAAGGATTCGGAAGAAATTAATCGCATGTTGGTAAAACAGGTGTCTGATTATTATCTGGAAATATTCCCGCATCTTATTAAAGATTCTGCAAAAAAAAGATTGAGCCGTAAAAAGCAAGAGAATGAATTCACAGAGTCAATTATCAATAACCGAATTGAACTCAAACGAAAATTAGACAAGAATTTCTGGACCAGTTTCTTTCAAAATAGTTTGTTGTTTCTGGATATATACTATTTCAATCAATGGATTAATCCAGCACATCTAATTTCTCATGATGATATTCATCAACAGCATGATGATATTCGTCTTTGTGTGTTAGAAATAATTGCTGCAGCTGCTCATGCAAATGAAGTTGTTGAGTTGGAAGAACGCAATTTATATGATTATTTTTTACAATCCTGTCAACTACCTTCTGAGAAGGAAAAAGAAGCCGCTCAGTATATCGATGAAGGAATGAACCTTACGGACATTGATTTGACAAAATGGAAAGATTCATGGTTACTCAAAAAGTATTTATTGGAGCTTGCAATACTAACTGTTTGGTCCGATCAGGATGTTCATGAAAAAGAAGATGAGTTTATTAATGAGTTAGGTGCAAAACTTGACTTTTCTGATGAAGATATTGAAAGTAGTAAAATTGCCATTGAAACTTTTGTCATGAATAATTATGAGCAGGTGCATTATCTGCAAGAAAAACAAAACTATAAAATAGTTGCGCAGCGTTTCAACCGGAGTATGAAAAAAATGCTGAATTTCTACAAAAACAGTATTGTTCAAGAAGCTAAAGAAAGCAAAGAGCTGGTTTATCTTTTAAATAAATCAACAAAAGAGGGCTTAAGTCTCGAAGAAAAGGAAAAAGTGAGGTTGCAATTGCTCGATGTATTGAAAACTCTACCCATATTTGCGTTGATAGCTTTGCCGGGTAGAACTTTAACATTGCCAATTCTATTTAAGGTATTACCGAAAAATGTGTTACCGTCTGCATTTCAGAATTAAGAGTATTCCTACTCCAATTGTAAATTACTTAAACAATAATTTCCATTATATTTCGATAGAATAGAAAAGCCTATGAATAGAAAAGCTATAATCTTCGCTCTAATCTCAATTCTATTTTCATCTATTAGCTATAGTCAGAACTTCTCTGTTTTTACTACTTTGGATGAAGTAGTTCGGTTTTTGGACAAAAATTCATCAGATAGCACTAAGAAAATTATTAAAGCTAGTGAGCTAAAAGAAATTGAAGATTTTTTTGATTATTATTCAGGTGAGGAAATGACTAATTGGGAATATCTTGAAGATGAATTTCCATTAGCTGAGTATTTTATTGACAAGGGAGTGAACTTTATTCCACACATGCAAGCTATTATGCTTCAAGCCCTTCACTTATATTTAAATGAAGATAAAATCAACGAACATGATCTTATTAAGACATTTATGAAGATAGAAAAAAAATGGGCAAAAGAAGATGATAAAAGATTTAACTCCAGCATGCTTAGAGGAGTATATATCCCTGAGAAGCTTGATGATTGTTTTAAACAAATTGATGTTTTTTGGAATGATTCTGTCAGAAATGCTGTAAAAAATATGGATGAGCGTGAATTTGTTAGCATGGCACATTTTAGTTTTGCTATGTGGATTCGTAACAATTGGCAATTATGGGGTGGATCACGTTTGACGAAGTATTTTAATAGCATGGGTATCTATCACCCCGATGATATGTCAAGCATTATTATAATCTCCTATCATCGTTATTTAAATAATGTCCCAATTGAACTGGAAGATCAATTGCAGTACTATTATACCTATTGGGAAGAAGTCAAGAAAAGAGAACAAGGAACCAATGATGAGGCCATAGCCACAAAGAATAAACTCGATAGCCTTGGTGTCAGACTCAACGATTTATTCAAGGTCGATCCTAGGAAAATTATCTATTTTAAAGATAGTTTCCCCATTGTTCATGAACGAAAAGGTGATAGCTTATTTTACTGGACAGCTGGAATGAGCGGGCCTCTCGCAATAGATAAAATGGATGATTTGATAAATAGTGCTGAATTTGGTAAGACTTCATTTTTTTCTTCTATTTATCCTGATGGACGTCCTGAACTGGAAAACCTGAGTAAAAACACCTATATATTAAAAAATGACACCTTGTTTAAGACTTCAGGATATTATACAATTTCAAAAGACAGTCAAAATATTTTAAGAAATCTAGCCTGGTCAGCTTTAGTTGAAAAAGATACAGTAGTCGATTTCCCAGGTATAAATGCAAGTTCAAGTGAATACGAAACATATATGACAAAAAAGTATACTGCTGAATCGAGGATTGAATTAGCAAAGTGTATTCAGATTCTTGCTGCCAATTATGTTTCAACCCTAAATCCTATGTTTTGTTGTACATTTTTTAATGATGGTAAAAACAAATATGTAATAAATCCGGAAGATAGCTGCAGTGACGAAATTGAATTAATTGCCCATTGGAAACATGAGGATCATTACTATTATTCATTCTTAGTTAGGAATAAATGTGATGAGACCAAAGGAGGATACACAATAGATGAAAATTTTAATTTTTATTCTTTTGGTGGCTACCA
The Bacteroidota bacterium DNA segment above includes these coding regions:
- a CDS encoding AsmA family protein, with protein sequence MKKKLKIVAYVLAVFVLLNSALLLVLYTYQDEIFEKVKKEIAVNFTSDIKIEEAKISPFKNFPKIAVVLKDIQIKEDPAFGNQNLASIDRIYLFMNPFTFFKKNYVVDKVEFSKADVFVRIDSTGQVNYNIWKQSKSKSEDYTLEIKKILVNDCKLSYLDNSLNQELVADITEVDFKGLFTEKQFRVDANAKAFLHSFRIGNTTYVENDKLSIQAAIQVNTVENSYTIESTSVELDDIAFDFTGNVLAENDSTFLVDLESTAKGIALEKLLVFIPDSNQIVFEKYTAEGIFDFSANISGLMSKEQNPHIEIDFTITDGIITNNETNAALTDMSLHGKLNNGDQNSAKTSSLILSKLHASLNNRKQFANFNITNFNDAHIQGGFQNDVNLSDLNSFYPFDNFKNLNGNLFIKAEVNSKLSNLTKDIRALEFINAEIVLDKINIQYDSSKYKLEDVNGIVTLNKEEVLFQNMKGIFTDIAFDIDGSLNSLFSYLYDQNSKLTGKLKLVTSAFRLDELLENEHSNSNDSLHLPSNIDIKLDLLCNGLIYENFVTERIRGWISIEDKRIMLDRLNLNVAQGLVSMKGMIEETPDAQFSFDAAARLNKIDINDVLILFNNFKQDYITHEHLYGQVNGQVQFSSIWDQNLNLDLDKLFVLSDVVVDHGNLKNFKPLIDLMGFVKMKKMKDIEFDRLENSILIKDRTITIPNMDIRNSAFTMSLAGTHNFDDEIDYHFKINLTDLFFKRHQQMLHDFKDAETDNKGGLNLYVHMFGTADKTNYRMDRKAVKENMNANLKDEKEEFFDLFRKKKKIVVEEELEFEWEDEK